The following coding sequences lie in one Aquabacterium olei genomic window:
- a CDS encoding uroporphyrinogen-III C-methyltransferase, which translates to MTDTTPPQATEPALPASPRAGDDTVTPSGQPGWMRWTVLALAAAAVATGWSAWQTQQRVHSLEQELVRRQQDSQGQATEARVAAKQAQELSREAAARATLLETRLAEVALQRTQVEDLVKNLSQSRDENLLADIESSLRVAAQQASLTGSADPIVAALQSADERLTRTRQPRLDNVRRAIAKDLDRVKATRVADLVTLGIRLDEAIRLIDEVPLLNQPEATMAKGRPVPAPSRPALRNAQTTKGASAPGAASEAASGEPGWSEQVLGWISGSARTVWDETRGLVRLTRVDRPEAMLISPEQGFFVRENMKLRLLNARVALLSRQTHTATADLQATQQAVSRYFDTSSRKTQLLQSLLAEVIGQGQHTVVPRPDDTLAALIAVNGGR; encoded by the coding sequence GTGACCGATACCACCCCACCTCAAGCCACCGAGCCCGCACTGCCCGCGTCCCCTCGCGCAGGCGACGACACCGTCACCCCGTCCGGGCAGCCCGGGTGGATGCGCTGGACCGTTCTGGCGCTGGCCGCTGCCGCCGTCGCGACCGGCTGGTCTGCCTGGCAGACGCAGCAGCGCGTGCACAGCCTCGAACAGGAGCTGGTGCGCCGACAGCAGGACAGCCAGGGCCAGGCCACCGAGGCCCGCGTGGCCGCCAAGCAGGCCCAGGAGCTCTCGCGCGAGGCCGCGGCCCGCGCCACGCTGCTCGAAACCCGGCTGGCCGAGGTCGCCCTGCAGCGCACGCAGGTCGAAGACCTCGTCAAGAACCTGAGCCAGTCACGCGACGAGAACCTGCTGGCCGACATCGAATCGAGCCTGCGCGTGGCCGCACAGCAGGCTTCGCTGACGGGCAGCGCCGATCCCATCGTGGCCGCGCTGCAATCGGCCGACGAACGCCTGACCCGTACCCGTCAGCCCCGGCTGGACAACGTCCGCCGTGCCATCGCCAAGGACCTTGACCGCGTGAAGGCCACGCGCGTGGCCGATCTCGTCACCCTGGGCATCCGCCTCGACGAGGCCATCCGCCTCATCGACGAGGTGCCCCTGCTCAACCAGCCCGAGGCCACCATGGCAAAGGGCCGCCCGGTGCCTGCACCCAGCCGGCCCGCGCTGCGCAACGCCCAGACCACCAAAGGGGCGTCTGCCCCTGGCGCGGCCTCCGAAGCAGCCTCTGGCGAGCCGGGCTGGAGCGAGCAGGTGCTGGGCTGGATCAGCGGATCGGCCCGCACCGTGTGGGACGAAACCCGCGGCCTCGTCCGCCTGACCCGCGTGGACCGTCCCGAGGCGATGCTGATCTCACCCGAGCAAGGCTTCTTCGTGCGCGAGAACATGAAACTGCGCCTGCTCAATGCCCGCGTGGCCCTGCTGAGCCGCCAGACGCACACCGCCACCGCCGATCTGCAGGCCACGCAACAGGCCGTGTCCCGCTACTTCGACACCAGTTCGCGCAAGACCCAGCTGCTGCAATCGCTGCTGGCCGAAGTGATCGGCCAGGGCCAGCACACCGTGGTGCCCCGCCCCGATGACACGCTGGCCGCGCTGATCGCGGTCAACGGCGGTCGCTGA
- a CDS encoding flagellar brake protein, with the protein MDTRTPSTPASRGRVADLDDFRITSAVEIAALLRQMHDEHALVTLSAPGGASYTTVLLTIDPQRHTVTLSAEEGDARIQALLDSNEVSAVAYLDSIKVEFDMDGLVLVHGTQGSTLHASLPTVAYRFQRRAAFRVQPLASSTPLARLVHPARPDAPLVLRVLDVSLHGVALLLPADAPLVAAGSRIQAVDLELDEETQLSCDLIVHHVTALGTQGPAHRLGCELAGIDPRDRTLALYVNQTQKRRLATLGSIKG; encoded by the coding sequence ATGGACACCCGCACCCCTTCCACGCCCGCATCCCGCGGGCGTGTTGCCGATCTGGACGACTTCCGCATCACGTCGGCCGTCGAGATTGCAGCGCTGCTCCGCCAGATGCACGACGAGCACGCGCTGGTCACATTGAGTGCGCCGGGCGGCGCCAGCTACACCACGGTGCTGCTGACCATCGACCCGCAGCGCCACACCGTGACCCTCAGCGCCGAAGAGGGCGATGCCCGCATCCAGGCCCTGCTGGACAGCAACGAGGTGTCGGCCGTGGCCTACCTCGACAGCATCAAGGTCGAGTTCGACATGGATGGGCTCGTGCTCGTGCACGGCACCCAGGGCAGCACGCTGCACGCCAGCCTGCCGACCGTGGCCTACCGCTTCCAGCGCCGCGCCGCCTTCCGTGTGCAGCCGCTCGCATCGAGCACCCCCCTGGCCCGGCTGGTTCACCCGGCTCGGCCCGATGCCCCGCTCGTGTTGCGCGTGCTGGACGTCAGCCTGCATGGCGTGGCGCTCCTGTTGCCGGCCGATGCACCCCTGGTGGCCGCGGGCAGCCGCATCCAGGCTGTCGACCTGGAGCTGGACGAGGAAACCCAGCTGAGCTGCGACCTCATCGTGCACCACGTGACGGCCCTCGGCACGCAGGGCCCGGCGCACCGACTCGGCTGCGAGCTGGCGGGCATCGACCCGCGCGACCGCACCCTGGCCCTGTACGTCAACCAGACGCAGAAACGTCGGCTCGCCACCTTGGGCAGCATCAAAGGCTGA
- a CDS encoding uroporphyrinogen-III synthase, whose product MRLLVTRPQPQADAWVADLRAAGLDAAALPLIAIEGPADPEPVRALWQGLAAHRLLMFVSPAAVQWFFALRPTEARWPATCLAATPGPGTAQSLQAAGAPSGLTPQQILTPPSQASQFDSEHLWPVLAPLDWAGQRVAILGGGDQSDVKGRTWLAEQLRARGATVTPVLAYQRGPGTWQAPEQALARAALADPAAHQWLFSSSQAIDHLIAHHLPAWSLSVPDWAAHQALVTHPKIAEHARRAGFGHLVQTRPTLEAVVQARRTAA is encoded by the coding sequence ATGCGGCTGCTGGTCACCCGGCCCCAGCCCCAGGCCGATGCCTGGGTAGCCGACCTGCGTGCAGCCGGGCTCGATGCCGCGGCCTTGCCCCTGATCGCCATCGAAGGCCCGGCCGATCCCGAGCCCGTTCGGGCGCTGTGGCAGGGGCTGGCCGCGCACCGATTGCTGATGTTCGTGAGCCCCGCGGCGGTGCAGTGGTTCTTTGCCCTGCGGCCGACCGAGGCACGCTGGCCTGCCACCTGCCTGGCCGCGACGCCCGGCCCGGGCACGGCCCAGTCTCTGCAGGCAGCCGGCGCCCCCAGCGGTCTGACACCGCAGCAGATCCTGACCCCGCCCAGCCAGGCCAGCCAGTTCGATTCCGAACACCTGTGGCCTGTCCTGGCCCCGCTGGACTGGGCCGGGCAGCGCGTGGCCATCCTGGGCGGCGGCGACCAGTCCGACGTCAAGGGCCGCACCTGGCTGGCCGAGCAATTGCGCGCGCGCGGCGCCACCGTCACCCCGGTGCTCGCCTACCAACGCGGCCCCGGCACCTGGCAGGCCCCCGAGCAGGCGCTGGCTCGCGCTGCGCTGGCGGACCCCGCCGCCCACCAGTGGCTGTTCAGCAGCTCGCAGGCCATCGACCATCTGATCGCCCACCACCTGCCCGCCTGGTCCCTTTCTGTACCCGACTGGGCAGCCCACCAGGCCCTGGTCACCCATCCGAAAATCGCCGAACACGCCCGGCGCGCGGGCTTCGGACACCTTGTTCAGACCCGTCCCACGCTCGAGGCCGTCGTGCAGGCACGACGCACGGCCGCCTGA
- a CDS encoding heme biosynthesis HemY N-terminal domain-containing protein, which produces MRSIVWLLLLAVVAVVGATALGANDGLVTLYWMGWRADLSLNLFLISLILIYLAVYSLIRGLDGLLDLPQRARRWRLNQRDRLAQAALREGLALYMAGRYSRAHRACQKAIAIQADTPELALDAEFTALAHLLSAGSLHRLQDRPRRDEQLRRAIELSQLTRKPRPTEEGARLMAAECALEDRDAPKALRDLAELPPGVARRTQALRLKLQAARLARQPVEALRTARLLAKHQGFTPVAAEGLLRTLATETLDSARDADQLRNVWSHLDPADRRDPMVVAHAARRMASLGAPTDARQWLAPLWDRLTEQAPEAVDALTQALGDSLIGLEAEWLPRLDACTQMALRHPGLALVLGLALSERQLWGKARGMLMSAANDQALDTERRRTAWAALGQLAEREHRDDEAARFYRRAALPGERD; this is translated from the coding sequence ATGCGTTCCATCGTCTGGCTTCTGCTGCTGGCCGTCGTGGCCGTGGTCGGGGCCACCGCCCTCGGCGCCAATGACGGCCTCGTCACCCTCTACTGGATGGGCTGGCGCGCCGACCTCTCGCTCAACCTCTTCCTGATCAGCCTGATCCTGATCTACCTGGCCGTGTACTCGCTGATCCGCGGGCTCGACGGCCTGCTGGATCTGCCGCAGCGCGCCCGACGCTGGCGCCTGAACCAGCGCGACCGTCTGGCGCAGGCGGCCCTGCGAGAAGGGCTGGCGCTGTACATGGCCGGTCGCTACAGCCGAGCCCACCGCGCCTGCCAGAAGGCGATCGCCATCCAGGCCGACACGCCTGAACTCGCGCTCGACGCCGAGTTCACGGCCCTGGCCCACCTGCTGTCGGCGGGCAGCCTGCACCGCCTGCAAGACCGCCCGCGCCGCGACGAGCAGCTGCGGCGCGCCATCGAGCTCTCGCAGCTGACGCGCAAGCCGCGCCCGACAGAAGAAGGCGCGCGCCTGATGGCCGCCGAATGCGCGCTGGAAGACCGCGACGCCCCCAAGGCCCTGCGCGATCTGGCCGAGCTGCCGCCCGGCGTGGCACGCCGCACGCAGGCCCTGCGCCTCAAACTCCAGGCTGCCCGGCTGGCCCGCCAGCCCGTCGAGGCGCTGCGCACCGCCCGCCTGCTGGCCAAGCACCAGGGCTTCACGCCGGTTGCCGCCGAAGGCCTGCTGCGCACACTGGCCACCGAGACACTCGATTCGGCCCGCGACGCCGACCAGCTCCGCAACGTGTGGTCGCATCTGGACCCCGCCGACCGGCGCGACCCGATGGTGGTGGCGCATGCCGCACGGCGCATGGCCTCCCTCGGCGCCCCGACCGATGCACGGCAGTGGCTGGCCCCGCTGTGGGACCGCCTGACCGAGCAAGCGCCCGAGGCCGTCGACGCGCTCACCCAGGCCCTGGGCGACAGTCTGATCGGCCTGGAAGCCGAGTGGCTGCCCCGCCTGGATGCCTGCACGCAGATGGCCCTGCGCCATCCGGGCCTGGCGCTGGTGCTGGGCCTGGCGTTGTCGGAACGGCAGCTGTGGGGCAAGGCGCGCGGCATGCTGATGTCGGCCGCCAATGACCAGGCGCTGGACACCGAGCGGCGCCGCACCGCCTGGGCCGCGCTGGGCCAGCTGGCCGAACGCGAACATCGCGACGACGAAGCCGCCCGCTTCTACCGTCGGGCCGCCCTGCCCGGCGAACGCGACTGA
- the fliD gene encoding flagellar filament capping protein FliD codes for MATTSSISGSAGTLSSLGVGSGLDAEGIVTKLVALERQPITRLQEQVSKIQTKISAYSQVKSLVSGFQDATQKLLDPGFWNSMKATSSDTSVLSVSTSTGAASGNYNVVVARLASSQSIVSKEAVKSGTSTALNASGKLTIELGTWSSSTPPTFAVTTAADGTTPTPVSVEVEPGDSLEKIRDKINSAKAGVTASIVKDANGARLVMSGTQTGEANGFRITAGAPSATPEGAASSFVAGLAYDPEQSTSGTTLTQAAGNAQATINGVDVTSASNTFSEVLTGVSLTVSKVSTSPVQVAVAQDNETLTKAFNDFASAYNSLSSYLKTNTKYDESSKKGGTLQGDSMAVSVLNQLRARLGSSNTASSAFGTLSSVGLQMSTSGTLTVNATKLNAALGNLTELKKFFTNEGTEGGTNVGLANTLRTVTRSMLDTDGPISTRTAGLQTTIKNNEKQQERLDDRAALYEKRLRAQYTALDKAMASITQQSGYVTQALKAFNSSSS; via the coding sequence ATGGCGACCACCTCTTCCATCTCGGGCTCTGCGGGCACCTTGTCCTCGCTTGGCGTGGGCAGCGGCCTGGACGCGGAAGGAATCGTCACAAAGCTGGTGGCGCTGGAGCGGCAACCGATCACGCGCCTGCAGGAGCAGGTGTCGAAGATCCAGACCAAGATCTCGGCCTACAGCCAGGTGAAGTCGCTGGTCTCCGGCTTCCAGGATGCGACCCAGAAACTGCTCGATCCGGGCTTCTGGAACAGCATGAAAGCCACCTCGTCGGACACGTCGGTGCTGTCCGTTTCCACCAGCACTGGCGCGGCCAGCGGCAATTACAACGTGGTGGTCGCGCGCCTGGCCTCGTCGCAGTCCATCGTCAGCAAAGAGGCGGTGAAATCCGGCACGTCGACCGCGTTGAACGCCAGCGGCAAGCTCACGATAGAGCTAGGCACCTGGTCGTCCTCAACTCCACCAACCTTTGCGGTCACAACAGCGGCTGACGGCACAACGCCGACACCAGTAAGCGTCGAGGTCGAACCCGGCGACTCGCTGGAGAAGATCCGCGACAAGATCAACAGCGCCAAGGCTGGCGTCACTGCCTCGATCGTCAAGGACGCGAACGGGGCTCGCCTTGTGATGAGTGGCACCCAGACAGGCGAGGCCAACGGCTTTCGCATCACAGCAGGAGCGCCTTCTGCAACGCCGGAAGGTGCTGCTTCCAGCTTTGTGGCCGGACTGGCCTACGACCCGGAACAGAGCACGAGCGGCACCACCCTGACGCAGGCTGCGGGAAACGCACAGGCCACCATCAACGGGGTGGACGTCACCTCGGCATCCAATACCTTCTCCGAGGTGCTGACCGGCGTAAGCCTGACGGTCAGCAAGGTCAGCACATCGCCCGTGCAAGTGGCGGTCGCACAAGACAACGAGACGCTGACAAAGGCTTTCAATGACTTCGCCAGCGCCTACAACAGTTTGTCGAGCTACTTGAAGACCAACACCAAGTACGACGAGTCCAGCAAAAAGGGCGGCACGCTGCAAGGCGACAGCATGGCCGTGTCCGTGCTCAACCAGCTGCGTGCGCGGTTGGGCAGCAGCAACACCGCCAGCAGCGCGTTCGGAACCCTCAGTTCTGTCGGGTTGCAAATGAGTACAAGCGGCACGCTCACCGTCAACGCCACCAAGCTCAATGCAGCCCTCGGCAACCTGACCGAACTGAAGAAGTTCTTCACCAACGAAGGCACCGAAGGCGGCACGAACGTAGGCCTGGCCAATACGCTCCGGACGGTGACGCGCAGCATGCTGGACACCGATGGCCCGATCAGCACCCGCACGGCAGGCTTGCAGACCACCATCAAGAACAACGAGAAGCAGCAGGAGCGCCTGGACGACCGCGCGGCACTCTATGAAAAACGCTTGCGGGCGCAGTACACCGCGCTGGACAAGGCCATGGCTTCCATCACCCAGCAAAGCGGCTACGTGACCCAGGCTCTCAAGGCGTTCAACAGTTCGAGTTCGTGA
- the fliD gene encoding flagellar filament capping protein FliD: MASVQLTGSVPQPSVPVAVGVLSGAEKLLDTPSPASSGADVDTRLSADGQLQSTLAALQDALHKLASPQTWLATRARSSDPDAVSAVSDAGARPGQYAVKVTQLAQGQVSSFSSLSTPVALAVMHVESGKWDAAQSTFATNPNWPKASITFGPKDTSMEEVRDRINAAGVGVLATVVSDATGTRLILRSTGTGVMQGFRTTAESTSGARASEQMPMDDAAVQALASGWGSVRLEQPARDAQIEVDGQSVNSADGTAFHAQTGLYLRANQVTERAITVTVEPDLSAMQEGVQRVASAFNALREQLESPEAANLSRERTEGAHALLDAVAKVVNGARGGSSPRLSEFGISLDTSGRMALNNDVLAQSLSQSPDRLRDLLKLNALNAPPLDHVEVPVAPDARVEAGSPSSAIARQRWLSQYRLDEFVSA, translated from the coding sequence ATGGCTTCCGTTCAACTCACTGGTTCAGTGCCGCAGCCCAGCGTACCCGTCGCTGTCGGGGTGCTATCGGGTGCGGAAAAGCTGCTGGACACCCCTTCTCCGGCCAGTTCTGGCGCGGATGTCGACACACGCCTGTCAGCGGACGGTCAGCTGCAAAGCACGCTTGCGGCCCTACAGGATGCCCTGCACAAGCTCGCGTCCCCGCAGACCTGGCTGGCCACACGGGCCCGCTCTTCCGACCCGGATGCGGTCAGCGCCGTCAGCGACGCGGGTGCGCGCCCCGGGCAGTACGCCGTCAAGGTGACGCAGCTTGCACAAGGACAGGTTTCCAGTTTCTCATCGCTTTCCACCCCGGTCGCACTGGCGGTGATGCATGTCGAATCGGGCAAGTGGGATGCAGCGCAGTCCACGTTCGCAACCAACCCGAACTGGCCCAAGGCAAGCATCACGTTCGGGCCGAAAGACACCTCCATGGAAGAGGTGCGAGACCGCATCAATGCTGCGGGCGTGGGCGTGCTGGCAACCGTGGTCAGTGATGCGACCGGCACGCGCCTCATCCTCCGCTCCACGGGGACCGGCGTCATGCAAGGATTCCGCACCACGGCGGAGTCGACCTCCGGGGCGCGAGCCAGCGAGCAGATGCCGATGGACGACGCGGCCGTACAGGCCCTGGCCAGCGGTTGGGGAAGTGTCCGCCTGGAACAGCCTGCCCGGGACGCGCAGATCGAAGTGGACGGCCAATCTGTCAACAGCGCAGATGGCACAGCGTTTCACGCACAGACGGGGCTTTACCTGCGTGCCAATCAAGTCACCGAGCGCGCGATCACGGTCACAGTGGAACCCGATCTGAGCGCCATGCAGGAGGGCGTACAACGCGTGGCGAGCGCCTTCAATGCGCTGCGAGAGCAACTTGAAAGCCCCGAAGCAGCGAACCTGTCACGCGAGCGAACTGAGGGCGCGCATGCTCTCCTTGATGCCGTGGCGAAGGTGGTGAATGGCGCGCGGGGAGGCTCATCACCCCGCCTCTCGGAATTTGGCATCTCGCTGGACACCTCGGGACGCATGGCGCTGAACAACGACGTGCTGGCTCAATCTTTGAGCCAGTCGCCTGACAGACTGCGGGACCTACTGAAACTGAACGCGCTCAACGCCCCGCCATTGGATCACGTCGAAGTTCCTGTTGCCCCCGATGCTCGTGTGGAGGCGGGCTCACCCTCCTCCGCGATTGCACGACAGCGCTGGCTGTCTCAGTACCGCCTGGATGAGTTCGTCAGCGCCTGA
- the hemC gene encoding hydroxymethylbilane synthase: MSTTALSPWVIATRESRLALWQAEHVRDILSRRFGRPVDLLGMTTQGDQILDRALSKVGGKGLFVKELEVALEEGRAHLAVHSLKDVPMELPDGFVLAAVMEREDPRDALVSSRYASIEALPQGAVVGTSSLRRLAQLRALRPDLKIEPLRGNLDTRLRKLDDGQYDAIVLAAAGLKRLGLEGRIRALIAPSVMLPAAGQGALGIEIRTGNAELADAIASLAHMPTWLATLAERAVSRALGGSCSMPLAAFAQWREGQLVLDARLGHPSASGLVEASLSATPADAAEAEAMGQAVAQRLQEQAGPEWLAALHPAA; the protein is encoded by the coding sequence ATGAGCACCACCGCCTTGTCCCCCTGGGTGATCGCCACCCGTGAAAGCCGCCTGGCCCTGTGGCAGGCCGAGCATGTCCGTGACATCCTGTCGCGCCGCTTCGGCCGGCCCGTCGACCTGCTGGGCATGACCACCCAGGGTGACCAGATCCTCGACCGCGCCCTCTCCAAGGTCGGCGGCAAGGGCCTGTTCGTCAAGGAACTCGAAGTCGCGCTCGAAGAAGGCCGGGCGCACCTCGCTGTGCATTCCTTGAAGGATGTGCCCATGGAGCTGCCTGACGGCTTCGTGCTGGCCGCCGTGATGGAGCGCGAAGACCCGCGCGATGCGCTGGTGTCGTCCCGCTACGCGTCGATCGAAGCCCTGCCGCAAGGCGCGGTGGTGGGCACCTCCAGCCTGCGCCGCCTGGCCCAGCTGCGGGCCTTGCGTCCCGACCTGAAGATCGAGCCCCTGCGCGGCAACCTCGACACCCGTCTGCGCAAGCTCGACGACGGCCAGTACGACGCCATCGTCCTCGCGGCCGCCGGGCTCAAGCGCCTGGGCCTCGAAGGCCGCATCCGCGCCCTCATCGCACCGTCGGTGATGCTGCCCGCGGCGGGCCAGGGCGCCCTCGGCATCGAAATCCGCACCGGCAACGCCGAACTCGCCGACGCCATCGCCTCGCTGGCCCACATGCCGACGTGGCTGGCCACGCTGGCTGAGCGGGCGGTGTCGCGCGCATTGGGCGGCAGCTGCTCGATGCCGCTGGCCGCGTTCGCCCAGTGGCGCGAAGGCCAGCTGGTGCTCGACGCCCGACTGGGACACCCGAGCGCCAGCGGCCTGGTGGAAGCCAGCCTGAGCGCCACCCCGGCCGATGCTGCCGAAGCCGAGGCCATGGGCCAGGCGGTTGCGCAGCGGCTGCAGGAGCAGGCCGGCCCGGAATGGCTGGCTGCGCTGCACCCCGCAGCTTAA
- a CDS encoding flagellar protein FliT: protein MNAPEILGHTDEELFHGSLLGYYEAIETASHDMLNAARKGDWDTVVKLEGACAVLIAQLKHASEEHPMGPSELALKTRIMQRILVNDAEIRNLAEPWINDLSRMMGNTTDPTKMH, encoded by the coding sequence ATGAACGCCCCCGAAATCCTCGGCCACACCGACGAAGAACTCTTCCACGGCAGCCTGCTGGGCTACTACGAAGCGATCGAGACCGCCAGCCACGACATGCTCAACGCCGCCCGCAAGGGCGACTGGGACACCGTGGTGAAGCTGGAAGGCGCCTGCGCCGTGCTGATCGCGCAGCTCAAGCACGCCTCGGAAGAGCACCCGATGGGCCCGTCGGAACTGGCGCTCAAGACGCGCATCATGCAGCGCATCCTCGTCAACGATGCCGAGATCCGCAACCTGGCCGAGCCCTGGATCAACGACCTCAGTCGCATGATGGGCAACACCACCGATCCGACGAAGATGCATTGA
- the fliS gene encoding flagellar export chaperone FliS — MSQMYRRIDVETGVSGASGHQLTLMLFNGALDAISQAKGAMQSGQIEAKCAAITRAIRIVDEGLKASLNPAAGGELAGNLANLYTYVATRLMSANLRNDADLLEECTQLLTPLRDAWAAIRPQEAVAVHAQMELRA; from the coding sequence ATGAGCCAGATGTATCGACGCATTGACGTCGAGACGGGGGTCAGCGGCGCATCCGGTCACCAGCTGACGCTCATGCTGTTCAATGGCGCGCTGGACGCCATTTCCCAGGCAAAGGGCGCCATGCAGTCCGGCCAGATCGAGGCCAAATGCGCGGCCATCACCCGCGCCATCCGCATCGTCGACGAGGGACTCAAGGCGAGCCTCAATCCGGCTGCTGGCGGTGAACTGGCCGGCAACCTCGCCAACCTCTACACCTACGTCGCCACCCGACTGATGTCGGCAAACCTGCGCAACGACGCGGATCTGCTCGAGGAATGCACGCAGCTGCTGACCCCGCTGCGCGACGCCTGGGCCGCCATTCGCCCGCAGGAAGCTGTGGCCGTGCACGCCCAAATGGAGCTCCGCGCATGA